In a genomic window of Piliocolobus tephrosceles isolate RC106 chromosome 1, ASM277652v3, whole genome shotgun sequence:
- the LOC111545187 gene encoding olfactory receptor 2M3-like has translation MAWENQTFNSDFILLGIFNHSPTHTFLFTLVLGIFSMAVMGNSAMVLLICLDTQLHTPMYFLLSQLSLMDLMLVCSTVPKMAFNYLSGKKFLSLAGCGTQIFFYVSLLGAECFLLAAMAYDRYVAICHPLRYPVLMSQKICGLMAAASWILGSLDGIIEVAVALSFSYCGAREIPHFFCDVPALLTLSCNDTLMFERMIFICCVIMLLFPVAIIIASYARVILAVIHMGSGEGRRKAFATCSSHLMVVGMYYGAAMFIYMRPTSERSPTQDEMVSVFYTILTPMLNPLIYSLRNKEVARGFMKVFGKGKSEE, from the coding sequence ATGGCATGGGAGAATCAGACCTTCAACTCTGACTTCATCCTCCTGGGAATCTTTAATCACAGCCCCACTCACACTTTTCTCTTCACTCTGGTCTTGGGCATCTTCTCAATGGCCGTCATGGGGAACTCTGCCATGGTTCTCCTCATCTGTTTGGACACCCAGCTCCACACCCCCATGTACTTCCTCCTCAGCCAACTGTCCCTCATGGACCTCATGCTCGTCTGCAGCACTGTACCCAAGATGGCCTTCAACTACTTGTCTGGAAAAAAATTTCTCTCTCTGGCAGGTTGTGGAACTCAGATATTCTTCTATGTGTCCCTGCTTGGAGCTGAATGTTTCCTTTTGGCTGCAATGGCCTATGATCGGTATGTTGCCATTTGCCACCCATTAAGATACCCAGTCCTCATGAGCCAAAAAATCTGTGGTCTCATGGCTGCTGCTTCTTGGATTCTTGGCTCCCTTGATGGTATAATTGAAGTTGCTGTTGCACTGTCCTTCTCATACTGTGGTGCCCGGGAAATACCCCATTTTTTCTGTGACGTTCCTGCCCTTCTTACTCTCTCATGCAATGACACCTTGATGTTTGAAAGGATGATATTCATCTGCTGTGTGATTATGCTTCTCTTCCCTGTAGCAATTATCATTGCTTCCTATGCTCGAGTTATTCTGGCTGTCATTCACATGGGATCTGGGGAGGGCCGCCGTAAAGCTTTTGCTACctgttcctcccacctcatgGTGGTGGGAATGTACTATGGAGCGGCCATGTTTATATACATGCGACCCACATCTGAACGTTCACCCACCCAGGACGAGATGGTGTCCGTATTCTACACCATCCTCACTCCCATGCTGAATCCCCTCATCTACAGCCTCCGGAACAAAGAAGTGGCTAGAGGGTTCATGAAGGTATTTGGGAAGGGCAAGTCTGAAGAGTAA